A single genomic interval of Saccharothrix saharensis harbors:
- a CDS encoding ESX secretion-associated protein EspG, translated as MTDRVFRLSETEFFLLWQAVHRDAHPVPLGTRHFGHTQRERDALVETASRDLAARGLGTVRRPDEELYGLLRGLAEFEVGLEVFFTVRGAQARGLATAAWHGAFAGRLGNQVQVAGFRPTALAATTVNTLPPAPPGSGRSVNVRWDDYLAAGQAGQDDGSEGFLDALRSAGLREPEANTLMRAVTTRSGGGQVGVIARNRAGYLHPTGAVVSWLDTEEGRYLVRRDDGWLVVAPADAPRLISAVEGLVAGAGRN; from the coding sequence GTGACCGATCGCGTCTTCCGGCTCAGCGAGACCGAGTTCTTCCTGCTCTGGCAGGCGGTCCACCGCGACGCCCACCCGGTGCCGCTCGGGACCAGGCACTTCGGGCACACCCAGCGGGAGCGGGACGCGCTGGTCGAGACCGCGTCCCGCGACCTGGCCGCCCGCGGCCTCGGCACCGTGCGGCGACCGGACGAGGAGCTGTACGGGCTGCTGCGCGGCCTGGCCGAGTTCGAGGTCGGCCTGGAGGTGTTCTTCACCGTGCGCGGCGCCCAGGCGCGCGGCCTGGCCACCGCCGCGTGGCACGGCGCGTTCGCGGGCCGGCTCGGCAACCAGGTCCAGGTGGCCGGGTTCCGGCCGACCGCCCTGGCCGCCACCACGGTCAACACCCTGCCGCCCGCGCCGCCCGGCAGCGGCCGGTCGGTGAACGTGCGCTGGGACGACTACCTGGCCGCGGGCCAGGCCGGGCAGGACGACGGCAGCGAGGGGTTCCTCGACGCGCTGCGGTCCGCCGGCCTGCGCGAGCCGGAGGCGAACACGCTGATGCGCGCCGTGACCACGCGCAGCGGCGGCGGCCAGGTCGGCGTGATCGCCCGCAACCGGGCGGGCTACCTGCACCCGACCGGCGCGGTCGTGTCGTGGCTGGACACCGAGGAGGGGCGCTACCTCGTGCGGCGGGACGACGGGTGGCTCGTCGTCGCGCCCGCGGACGCCCCCCGGCTGATCTCCGCGGTCGAGGGACTGGTGGCGGGCGCCGGCCGGAACTGA
- a CDS encoding PPE domain-containing protein, which translates to MGDNKHGGNHGGGQGHGGGHGHGGGHGHGGGGHGGNHGNGYGGGQGGGQGHDKPTDLGQKVDWMTYSHQQLWEMINTGVDLKVASSAQADWAAVGKALGEVQEFLAKAISQSSQAWTGESAERAREALESVEKWALNTSEHADNVAKCIATEIEHVQTAREMMPPPAPAPPVVTPVADAPVAVATPTPVAVPRSPLVRNQPVDDAGFRTLSPTTRDSLVDSTTRTPGAFTGLETVGAPALDSVATADATHRQAAEVMAMFQLNSYEVDRTVPSFAPPTNPLAPPPPPPVVVTPTPPVPDGGGTGGGGQVVVNNPGGGTPNQRPGSTPAQFGRGGFAGGRGGFAGRGVVPTPVGAAGGGGGGGGPVAGPGGTTGALGGDRGGANPGSVTSQFQAPKSVTPQSGMIGAAPMAAPPPVASGGEKDRNRPGYLEDDDNVFGVDRKAAPPVIGL; encoded by the coding sequence ATGGGCGACAACAAGCACGGCGGCAACCACGGCGGTGGCCAGGGCCACGGCGGCGGTCACGGTCACGGTGGCGGTCACGGTCACGGTGGCGGTGGTCACGGCGGCAACCACGGCAACGGGTACGGCGGCGGCCAGGGCGGTGGCCAGGGCCACGACAAGCCCACCGACCTCGGCCAGAAGGTCGACTGGATGACCTACAGCCACCAGCAGCTGTGGGAGATGATCAACACCGGCGTCGACCTGAAGGTCGCGAGCAGCGCCCAGGCCGACTGGGCCGCCGTGGGCAAGGCCCTCGGCGAGGTGCAGGAGTTCCTGGCCAAGGCGATCAGCCAGTCCAGCCAGGCCTGGACCGGCGAGTCGGCCGAACGCGCCCGCGAAGCCCTGGAGTCGGTGGAGAAGTGGGCCCTCAACACCAGTGAGCACGCCGACAACGTGGCCAAGTGCATCGCCACCGAGATCGAGCACGTGCAGACGGCGCGCGAGATGATGCCGCCGCCCGCGCCCGCGCCGCCGGTCGTCACGCCGGTCGCCGACGCGCCGGTCGCGGTCGCCACGCCGACCCCGGTCGCCGTGCCGCGCTCGCCGCTGGTCCGCAACCAGCCCGTCGACGACGCGGGGTTCCGCACGCTGTCCCCCACGACCCGGGACAGCCTGGTCGACAGCACCACGCGCACGCCCGGCGCGTTCACCGGCCTGGAGACCGTCGGCGCGCCCGCGCTCGACTCGGTCGCCACCGCGGACGCGACGCACCGCCAGGCCGCCGAGGTCATGGCGATGTTCCAGCTGAACTCCTACGAGGTCGACCGGACCGTGCCGTCGTTCGCCCCGCCGACCAACCCGCTCGCCCCGCCCCCGCCGCCGCCCGTGGTCGTCACGCCCACCCCGCCCGTCCCCGACGGCGGTGGCACCGGTGGTGGCGGCCAGGTCGTGGTCAACAACCCCGGTGGTGGCACGCCGAACCAGCGTCCCGGCAGCACCCCCGCCCAGTTCGGTCGCGGCGGGTTCGCCGGCGGTCGCGGCGGGTTCGCCGGTCGCGGGGTCGTGCCCACGCCCGTCGGCGCGGCCGGCGGTGGTGGTGGCGGCGGTGGTCCGGTCGCGGGCCCCGGCGGCACCACGGGCGCGCTCGGCGGCGACCGCGGCGGTGCCAACCCCGGCAGCGTGACCAGCCAGTTCCAGGCGCCCAAGTCGGTGACCCCGCAGTCCGGCATGATCGGCGCCGCGCCGATGGCCGCCCCGCCGCCCGTCGCGTCCGGCGGCGAGAAGGACCGCAACCGACCCGGTTACCTGGAGGACGACGACAACGTCTTCGGCGTCGACCGCAAGGCCGCACCACCGGTGATCGGGCTGTGA
- a CDS encoding dienelactone hydrolase family protein, with protein MTATRTETLSLTDGRELRLTVAEPENAVRGGLVVLHEARGVTDTVRGLVGSLAAEGWLAVAPHLYDEVSGDEAPAMVSGLSGEDVLADTDVAFVWLGQRGVSQDRMGVMGFDLGGSVAMVVAGSRTVGAAVTVGGGGILQPLAEGLPSLVEVAEELTCPWLGLYGDDDAEIPFDDVEKLRDAAAAAPVATDVVRFARTSHRFDTTPEVSAEAWQRALNWFDSHLR; from the coding sequence ATGACTGCTACCCGCACCGAGACGCTCTCCCTCACCGACGGCCGCGAGCTGCGGTTGACCGTCGCCGAGCCGGAGAACGCCGTCCGCGGCGGCTTGGTCGTGCTGCACGAGGCGCGCGGCGTGACCGACACCGTCCGCGGGTTGGTGGGCTCGCTCGCGGCCGAGGGGTGGCTCGCGGTCGCGCCGCACCTGTACGACGAGGTGTCCGGCGACGAGGCGCCCGCCATGGTGAGCGGGCTGTCCGGCGAGGACGTGCTGGCCGACACCGACGTCGCGTTCGTCTGGCTGGGGCAGCGGGGCGTGAGCCAGGACCGGATGGGTGTCATGGGCTTCGACCTGGGCGGATCGGTCGCGATGGTGGTTGCGGGAAGCCGAACCGTCGGTGCGGCGGTGACCGTCGGGGGCGGTGGGATCCTCCAGCCGCTGGCCGAGGGGCTGCCGTCGCTGGTGGAGGTGGCGGAGGAGCTGACCTGCCCGTGGCTCGGCCTGTACGGCGACGACGACGCCGAGATCCCGTTCGATGACGTGGAGAAGTTGCGCGACGCGGCGGCGGCGGCGCCCGTGGCGACCGACGTGGTCCGGTTCGCCCGCACGAGCCACCGGTTCGACACCACGCCGGAGGTCAGCGCGGAGGCCTGGCAGCGGGCGTTGAACTGGTTCGACTCACATCTTCGCTAA
- the hisC gene encoding histidinol-phosphate transaminase yields MTVRTRADLVALPGYVPGKTIPGAIKLASNEVSAGPLPSVVRAIADAATAVNRYPDTAATDLVARLADKLGVPAEQVAVGCGSVTLCQQLVQATCTEADEVVFAWRSFEAYPLVTAVVGAGQQRVPLTPGHGLDLDAMAAAITPKTRLVFVCNPNNPTGTALRAAEIERFVERVPSDVLVVIDEAYKEFVDDPDVPDGVELAKRQWAAGRDNVAVLRTFSKAYGLAGLRVGYAVASPAVAETLRKVYVPFSVNALAQAAALASLDAEDELMARCRAIVAERARVRGELLAAGFEVPESQANFVWLPLGERTAAFNEHCLAHKVVVRAFAGDGARVTIGEPEENDAFLAAARSFGG; encoded by the coding sequence ATGACCGTGCGAACCCGCGCCGACCTCGTCGCGCTGCCCGGATACGTGCCCGGCAAGACGATCCCCGGCGCGATCAAGCTGGCCAGCAACGAGGTGTCGGCCGGACCGCTGCCCAGCGTGGTGCGGGCGATCGCGGACGCGGCCACCGCCGTGAACCGCTACCCCGACACCGCCGCCACCGACCTCGTGGCGCGACTGGCGGACAAGCTCGGCGTGCCGGCGGAGCAGGTGGCCGTGGGCTGCGGCTCGGTGACGCTGTGCCAGCAGCTCGTGCAGGCGACCTGCACCGAGGCCGACGAGGTGGTGTTCGCGTGGCGCTCGTTCGAGGCGTACCCGCTCGTCACCGCGGTCGTCGGCGCCGGGCAGCAGCGGGTGCCGCTGACGCCGGGCCACGGCCTCGACCTCGACGCGATGGCCGCGGCCATCACGCCGAAGACCCGCCTGGTGTTCGTGTGCAACCCCAACAACCCGACCGGGACGGCGTTGCGCGCGGCGGAGATCGAGCGGTTCGTCGAGCGGGTGCCGTCGGACGTGCTCGTCGTCATCGACGAGGCCTACAAGGAGTTCGTGGACGACCCGGACGTGCCGGACGGCGTCGAGCTCGCCAAGCGGCAGTGGGCGGCGGGTCGGGACAACGTTGCCGTGCTGCGCACGTTCTCCAAGGCCTACGGGTTGGCCGGGCTGCGCGTGGGGTACGCGGTGGCCTCGCCCGCGGTGGCCGAGACGCTGCGCAAGGTCTACGTGCCGTTCAGCGTGAACGCGCTGGCGCAGGCCGCCGCGCTGGCGTCGCTGGACGCCGAGGACGAGCTGATGGCGCGGTGCCGGGCGATCGTGGCCGAACGGGCGCGGGTGCGCGGCGAGCTGCTGGCCGCCGGGTTCGAGGTGCCCGAGTCGCAGGCGAACTTCGTGTGGCTGCCGCTGGGCGAGCGGACCGCGGCGTTCAACGAGCACTGCCTGGCGCACAAGGTGGTCGTGCGGGCGTTCGCGGGCGACGGCGCGCGCGTCACGATCGGCGAGCCGGAGGAGAACGACGCGTTCCTGGCGGCGGCCCGGTCCTTCGGCGGCTGA
- a CDS encoding sulfite exporter TauE/SafE family protein, protein MTALEAIVVVLAGVFAGGINTVVGSGTLVTFPVLLAVGYPPVVANVSNSLGLVPGSLSGAFGYRRELTGQADRVKRLLPASVLGGIGGAILLVVLPEDAFSAIVPVLIAIALVLVVAQPWLNRKLAERERHEHGGVALWIGVFLAGIYGGYFGAAQGVLVMGLMGVLMNEHIQRMNALKNVLTAFVNLVAGVLFIFIADVAWLAVLLLAVGSVVGGQLGAKVGRRLPPTALRAVIVVVGVVAIAQILTR, encoded by the coding sequence GTGACGGCGTTGGAGGCGATCGTCGTCGTCCTGGCCGGTGTGTTCGCCGGTGGGATCAACACCGTGGTGGGCTCGGGCACCCTGGTGACGTTCCCGGTGCTGCTGGCCGTCGGGTACCCGCCGGTGGTGGCCAACGTGTCCAACAGCCTCGGCCTGGTGCCGGGCTCGCTCAGCGGCGCGTTCGGCTACCGGCGCGAGCTGACCGGGCAGGCGGACCGGGTGAAGCGGCTGCTGCCCGCGTCCGTGCTGGGCGGCATCGGCGGCGCGATCCTGCTGGTCGTGCTGCCGGAGGACGCGTTCTCCGCGATCGTGCCGGTGCTGATCGCCATCGCGCTGGTGCTGGTGGTCGCCCAGCCGTGGCTCAACCGCAAGCTCGCCGAACGGGAGCGGCACGAGCACGGCGGGGTGGCGCTGTGGATCGGCGTGTTCCTCGCGGGCATCTACGGCGGCTACTTCGGCGCGGCCCAGGGCGTGCTGGTCATGGGCCTGATGGGCGTGCTGATGAACGAGCACATCCAGCGGATGAACGCCCTGAAGAACGTGCTGACCGCGTTCGTGAACCTGGTCGCGGGCGTGCTGTTCATCTTCATCGCCGACGTGGCGTGGCTCGCCGTGCTGCTGCTGGCGGTCGGCTCGGTCGTCGGCGGTCAGCTCGGCGCGAAGGTCGGCCGCCGACTCCCACCCACCGCGCTGCGCGCGGTGATCGTCGTGGTGGGAGTCGTGGCCATCGCTCAGATCCTCACCCGCTGA
- a CDS encoding SdrD B-like domain-containing protein: MSSSAVARPNGARRFPRAATAGVLALAVALSGPVAWAQETGPATTTTTEPAAPAEPTTPAEPTTPTGTPADTPAGTPPVTTAQPPADPTTPAGQPVEPETEPETETEPETETETETEVGTRALPPATRPDLQVSVSFDQAEYAPASDIGVTVTVRNVGTAPAVDVRWREAGELTLKSGGTDLRRIPGPTLAPGESKTYRLVGRQNSALADRVGYTVEARTGLQEGGPTTDPTPADNRATATATVRQGRGSAAGVVYRDTNGNGRFDAGEGVANLPVYATGGAPDTWLNGRTDATGRFTFGGDIPTGTYRAYLQSYPDPGGVIAAGRAWFTIEHGVAATLEFPLAAPVLEVLRPRLRFDRDTYRANDPVGIEITLTNSGTDPLTGVVAVCDESWSDGSLDGRSPAWAQLSPEGPGVSLAAGETKVVTITEAVPEAAVLSGRISVACNFGNSGRATAGYIGSSDSAEVGAFGAVEGTLELDAGDGEQPLDGARLIALSRRTGLKVAEAVSHDGGAFAFGRLPEGATRVLVLGDYRDKATGNGWFTADVVADGTVRVAFVATAGPTVTEPIAHEELEVTASFDKAHYTGYEPVTAKVKVTNAGAGHRTELRFEPSSDYHTGLRYDPTQWGLLDRSYRPGGYPPTLYLWPGESYEVTLVGHAPTWSRHDVVTLKGSIVTGYGTSAPIDLSASVAYPTGDATVLVFADTDRDGVRDAGEQPLPDVAVTLSGGLASNGWHTGRTDADGRFRVEDIGLGDYWVYTEHEGGWIEADNSYQGLTITADGDTTYETGLVRPISDDLTAEVSFDRDTYLPTDSPTVRVTITNRTGRDLTVHAFCGGAGDGHEIDNSTEAWGPLRYGGAGLAIADGATWTADVTTPMPAWAADHGRVTAHCSIGPLGVDGGIVDGAPTAVDRAEVPGAVWTTTGQVLAGDRPYQPVPNVKVVLFDRDTEEFATATTTDESGTFTFVDLPVGDYTPVVVGPWKLRTTMQYPFLRVIRNNPWTQNIHVEPGPDVADPTPVAPGEAPGGAPGGGNAAPPAGHSGGGSVQDALAKTGVSVLGLGLVGALLLAFGIGARTIGRRPA, from the coding sequence TTGTCCAGCAGTGCTGTCGCGCGCCCGAACGGCGCGAGACGATTCCCGCGCGCGGCGACGGCGGGCGTGCTCGCGCTCGCCGTCGCGCTGAGCGGTCCGGTCGCGTGGGCCCAGGAGACCGGACCCGCGACGACCACCACGACCGAACCGGCCGCGCCGGCGGAGCCGACCACGCCCGCCGAGCCGACCACTCCGACCGGGACACCGGCGGACACCCCGGCCGGGACGCCGCCCGTGACGACCGCGCAGCCACCGGCCGACCCGACCACCCCGGCCGGACAACCCGTCGAACCCGAGACGGAACCCGAGACCGAGACCGAACCCGAGACCGAGACCGAGACCGAGACCGAGGTCGGCACCCGGGCGCTGCCGCCCGCCACCCGGCCGGACCTCCAGGTGTCGGTCTCCTTCGACCAGGCCGAGTACGCGCCCGCGTCCGACATCGGCGTCACGGTGACCGTCCGCAACGTCGGCACCGCGCCCGCCGTCGACGTCCGCTGGCGGGAGGCCGGCGAGCTGACGCTCAAGTCGGGCGGCACGGACCTGCGCCGCATCCCCGGCCCCACCCTCGCACCGGGCGAGAGCAAGACCTACCGGCTGGTGGGCAGGCAGAACAGCGCGCTCGCCGACAGGGTCGGCTACACGGTGGAAGCCCGCACCGGCTTGCAGGAGGGCGGGCCGACGACGGACCCGACGCCCGCCGACAACCGGGCCACCGCCACCGCCACCGTGCGGCAGGGCCGCGGTTCCGCCGCCGGCGTGGTCTACCGCGACACCAACGGCAACGGCCGGTTCGACGCGGGCGAGGGCGTGGCGAACCTGCCGGTGTACGCCACCGGCGGCGCGCCGGACACGTGGCTGAACGGCCGCACGGACGCCACCGGCCGGTTCACGTTCGGCGGCGACATCCCCACCGGCACCTACCGCGCCTACCTGCAGAGCTACCCGGACCCGGGCGGCGTCATCGCCGCCGGCCGCGCCTGGTTCACCATCGAGCACGGCGTCGCCGCGACCCTGGAGTTCCCGCTGGCCGCGCCGGTGCTGGAGGTGCTGCGCCCGCGCCTGCGGTTCGACCGCGACACCTACCGGGCGAACGACCCGGTCGGCATCGAGATCACCCTCACCAACTCCGGCACGGACCCGCTGACCGGTGTGGTCGCGGTGTGCGACGAATCCTGGTCCGACGGCAGCCTGGACGGCCGCTCGCCCGCCTGGGCGCAGTTGAGCCCCGAAGGGCCCGGCGTCTCCCTCGCCGCCGGTGAGACCAAGGTCGTCACGATCACCGAGGCCGTGCCGGAGGCGGCCGTGCTCTCCGGCCGGATCTCCGTGGCCTGCAACTTCGGCAACAGCGGCCGCGCCACCGCGGGGTACATCGGCTCGTCGGACTCCGCCGAGGTCGGCGCGTTCGGCGCGGTCGAGGGCACGCTGGAGCTGGACGCGGGCGACGGCGAGCAGCCGCTGGACGGCGCCCGGCTGATCGCGCTGAGCCGGCGCACCGGGCTGAAGGTCGCCGAGGCCGTGTCGCACGACGGCGGCGCGTTCGCGTTCGGCCGGCTCCCGGAGGGTGCCACCAGGGTGCTGGTGCTCGGCGACTACCGCGACAAGGCCACCGGCAACGGCTGGTTCACCGCGGACGTCGTCGCCGACGGCACGGTCCGGGTCGCCTTCGTCGCCACGGCGGGTCCCACCGTGACCGAGCCGATCGCGCACGAGGAGCTGGAGGTCACCGCCTCCTTCGACAAGGCGCACTACACCGGTTACGAGCCGGTGACCGCCAAGGTCAAGGTCACCAACGCGGGCGCGGGCCACCGGACCGAGCTGCGGTTCGAGCCCTCGTCCGACTACCACACCGGCCTGCGCTACGACCCGACCCAGTGGGGCCTGCTCGACCGGAGCTACCGCCCGGGCGGCTACCCGCCGACCCTGTACCTGTGGCCCGGCGAGTCGTACGAGGTCACGCTGGTCGGTCACGCGCCGACGTGGTCGCGGCACGACGTCGTCACGCTCAAGGGCAGCATCGTCACCGGGTACGGCACCTCCGCGCCGATCGACCTCAGCGCCTCGGTCGCGTACCCGACCGGTGACGCCACCGTCCTGGTCTTCGCCGACACCGACCGCGACGGCGTGCGCGACGCGGGCGAGCAGCCGTTGCCGGACGTGGCGGTCACCCTCAGCGGCGGCCTGGCGAGCAACGGGTGGCACACCGGTCGCACGGACGCCGACGGCCGGTTCCGGGTCGAGGACATCGGCCTCGGCGACTACTGGGTCTACACCGAGCACGAGGGCGGCTGGATCGAGGCGGACAACTCCTACCAGGGCCTCACCATCACGGCGGACGGCGACACGACGTACGAGACCGGGCTCGTCCGGCCGATCTCCGACGACCTGACGGCCGAGGTGTCGTTCGACCGGGACACCTACCTGCCGACCGACTCGCCGACGGTCCGGGTCACGATCACCAACCGGACCGGCCGCGACCTGACCGTGCACGCGTTCTGCGGCGGGGCCGGCGACGGCCACGAGATCGACAACTCCACCGAGGCGTGGGGCCCGTTGCGCTACGGCGGTGCCGGTCTGGCGATCGCGGACGGCGCGACGTGGACGGCGGACGTGACGACGCCGATGCCGGCGTGGGCGGCCGACCACGGTCGCGTCACCGCGCACTGCTCGATCGGCCCGCTCGGCGTGGACGGCGGCATCGTCGACGGCGCGCCGACGGCCGTCGACCGGGCGGAGGTGCCCGGCGCGGTGTGGACCACGACCGGCCAGGTGCTGGCCGGCGACCGGCCCTACCAGCCGGTGCCGAACGTGAAGGTCGTGCTGTTCGACCGGGACACCGAGGAGTTCGCGACCGCGACGACGACCGACGAGTCGGGCACGTTCACGTTCGTCGACCTGCCGGTGGGGGACTACACGCCGGTGGTGGTGGGTCCGTGGAAGCTCCGCACGACCATGCAGTACCCGTTCCTCCGCGTGATCCGGAACAACCCGTGGACGCAGAACATCCACGTGGAGCCGGGCCCGGACGTCGCGGACCCGACCCCGGTGGCGCCCGGTGAGGCGCCCGGTGGGGCGCCCGGTGGGGGGAACGCCGCGCCGCCCGCCGGTCACTCCGGCGGTGGTTCGGTGCAGGACGCCCTGGCCAAGACCGGGGTGAGCGTGCTCGGGCTGGGGCTGGTCGGCGCGCTGCTGCTGGCGTTCGGCATCGGGGCGCGCACGATCGGGCGTCGCCCCGCCTGA
- a CDS encoding MarR family winged helix-turn-helix transcriptional regulator has protein sequence MGMPFEERLGGDIKRVEHELTLVKQQAVRPAGLTVAQHAALLVLNERPGVSAAELARRCRVTPQTMTTILRNLEAADLIARVPHEVHRNVLETRLTEAGRAAFEVADERASAVERRLADEFSADERETLRALLARCSQALTGRP, from the coding sequence ATGGGAATGCCGTTCGAGGAGCGCCTGGGCGGCGACATCAAGCGGGTCGAGCACGAGCTGACGCTGGTCAAGCAGCAGGCCGTGCGGCCCGCCGGGCTGACCGTGGCCCAGCACGCCGCGCTGCTGGTGCTCAACGAACGCCCCGGCGTGTCGGCCGCCGAGCTGGCCCGGCGCTGCCGCGTGACGCCGCAGACGATGACCACGATCCTGCGCAACCTGGAAGCCGCCGACCTGATCGCCCGCGTGCCGCACGAGGTGCACCGCAACGTGCTGGAGACGCGCCTGACCGAGGCCGGGCGCGCGGCGTTCGAGGTGGCCGACGAGCGGGCGTCGGCCGTGGAACGCCGGCTGGCCGACGAGTTCAGCGCGGACGAGCGGGAGACCCTGCGGGCACTGCTGGCGCGGTGCTCGCAGGCCCTGACGGGTCGGCCGTGA
- the ypfJ gene encoding KPN_02809 family neutral zinc metallopeptidase, with protein MQFNENAELDTSQVSDQRGVGGRVALGGGGLGIVGLILYFVLSQIGGGVQLPTGSGFNDVGQGQQVGSEAIKEKCRTGADANRESDCRAVAFINSIQGYWTDQFARSGKTYQPAQTNFFSGSVSTRCGNASSAVGPFYCPADAQVYIDLGFFQEMQQKFGATGGPFVEAYILAHEYGHHVQNLLGTSDRVNHDSGPTSGSVRLELQADCYAGAWANHAETVPTASGQPLITGVTQDDVNAALDAASRIGDDFIQGELGGGRVDTTKFTHGTSAQRQKWYTTGYETGDPARCNTFDTNNLG; from the coding sequence GTGCAGTTCAACGAGAACGCCGAGCTGGACACGTCGCAGGTCAGCGATCAACGCGGGGTCGGGGGCCGGGTCGCCCTGGGCGGCGGCGGGCTGGGCATCGTCGGCCTGATCCTGTACTTCGTGCTCTCGCAGATCGGCGGCGGCGTGCAACTGCCGACCGGCTCCGGGTTCAACGACGTCGGCCAGGGGCAGCAGGTCGGCTCGGAGGCCATCAAGGAGAAGTGCCGGACGGGCGCGGACGCCAACCGCGAGTCGGACTGCCGCGCGGTCGCGTTCATCAACTCGATCCAGGGCTACTGGACCGACCAGTTCGCCCGCTCGGGCAAGACCTACCAGCCCGCGCAGACCAACTTCTTCTCCGGCAGCGTGTCGACCCGCTGCGGCAACGCGTCGTCCGCGGTGGGGCCGTTCTACTGCCCGGCGGACGCGCAGGTCTACATCGACCTGGGCTTCTTCCAGGAGATGCAGCAGAAGTTCGGCGCGACCGGCGGGCCGTTCGTCGAGGCCTACATCCTGGCCCACGAGTACGGCCACCACGTGCAGAACCTGCTGGGCACGTCCGACCGGGTGAACCACGACTCCGGGCCGACGTCGGGCTCGGTGCGGCTGGAGCTGCAGGCCGACTGCTACGCGGGCGCCTGGGCCAACCACGCGGAGACCGTGCCGACCGCGTCCGGCCAGCCGCTGATCACCGGCGTGACGCAGGACGACGTGAACGCGGCGCTGGACGCGGCGTCCCGCATCGGCGACGACTTCATCCAGGGCGAGCTGGGCGGCGGCCGGGTCGACACGACCAAGTTCACCCACGGCACGTCGGCGCAGCGGCAGAAGTGGTACACGACCGGCTACGAGACCGGCGACCCGGCGCGCTGCAACACGTTCGACACGAACAACCTCGGCTGA